One genomic region from Rubinisphaera margarita encodes:
- a CDS encoding NAD(+)/NADH kinase, which translates to MNSKPPIRTIVLARSPHEHVRTAWEKLQPCLASRREIEVVGVAMTEDLEHKELDAELAIVLGGDGSILRACRQFGDHQIPILPINLGRLGFLADLTLEDLQRHLDLIARREFKIAEMLMFEAIIRKQDGSEERHLGLNELAIRVGHAPHMFDVQLSIDGEAVTTYSGDGLILATPIGSTAHSLSAGGPILRQTIRAFVLTPICPHTLTIRPIVDRADCCYELTLPEQDEKVLAVIDGHIHREFCHGDSITFREAAANCKLVRFPNHSYYETLHRKLGWEGQLSYKTYLEQH; encoded by the coding sequence ATGAATTCCAAGCCCCCGATCCGCACCATTGTTCTGGCGCGCAGTCCCCACGAGCATGTTCGAACTGCCTGGGAGAAGCTGCAGCCGTGTCTGGCATCCCGTAGAGAGATCGAAGTTGTCGGCGTCGCGATGACTGAAGACCTCGAGCACAAGGAACTCGATGCCGAGTTGGCCATTGTGCTTGGTGGCGACGGATCGATTCTGCGAGCCTGTCGGCAATTCGGCGATCATCAGATTCCCATTCTGCCGATCAATCTGGGACGACTCGGTTTCCTCGCCGATCTTACGCTTGAGGATCTGCAGCGGCATCTCGATCTGATCGCCCGGCGGGAGTTCAAGATTGCCGAGATGCTGATGTTCGAGGCGATCATCCGCAAACAGGACGGATCCGAAGAACGGCATCTTGGTCTGAACGAACTGGCGATTCGCGTGGGGCACGCACCGCACATGTTCGATGTGCAGCTCTCGATCGACGGGGAAGCGGTCACGACCTACAGCGGCGATGGCCTGATTCTGGCCACGCCGATCGGTTCGACTGCCCATTCACTTTCAGCGGGCGGCCCGATTCTGCGACAGACGATTCGAGCGTTTGTGCTCACGCCGATCTGCCCGCATACGCTGACCATTCGCCCGATTGTCGACCGAGCCGACTGCTGCTACGAACTGACTTTGCCGGAACAGGACGAGAAAGTCCTGGCGGTCATCGACGGGCACATTCATCGTGAGTTCTGCCACGGCGATTCGATCACGTTCCGGGAAGCGGCGGCGAACTGCAAACTGGTCCGGTTCCCGAATCACAGCTACTACGAAACGCTCCATCGCAAGCTCGGCTGGGAAGGGCAGCTCTCGTACAAGACGTATCTGGAGCAGCACTAA
- a CDS encoding GSCFA domain-containing protein translates to MLPPVHYRQGQEKKVAHGTWYRGEHCNFIASKGNLAEPDSAAKYVLHGWTPELPFLTRKDCFTAFGSCFAAHLTKFLRAHRYQVGSPEWNTDSYIMTYGAGINNTFAIRQQLEWALENRTFQESLWYDQDRRLVPPDVDAQLATREILKSTSVFIFTLGLSEIWYSRETGEVFWRAIPQDVFDPSRHGFRVSTCAENAANLEAIYQLVRHHRPDATIIFTLSPVPLVATFRPVSCITANSESKAILRASLGEVVRSHSRDNRLFYFPSYELVKEYFTDPYEQDNRHVQPEIVEQVMNLFAQHYLADF, encoded by the coding sequence ATGCTGCCGCCGGTCCATTACCGCCAGGGTCAGGAGAAAAAGGTCGCTCACGGCACCTGGTATCGCGGAGAGCACTGCAACTTCATCGCCAGCAAGGGCAATCTGGCCGAGCCCGATTCCGCGGCGAAATATGTGCTGCACGGTTGGACGCCGGAATTGCCCTTTCTTACGCGAAAGGACTGCTTCACGGCTTTTGGCAGCTGCTTTGCCGCCCATCTGACGAAGTTCCTGCGAGCCCATCGGTATCAGGTCGGCTCCCCCGAATGGAACACCGACAGCTACATCATGACCTACGGAGCGGGGATCAATAACACCTTTGCGATCCGCCAGCAGCTCGAATGGGCACTGGAGAACCGCACGTTTCAGGAATCGCTCTGGTACGACCAGGATCGCAGACTCGTCCCGCCCGACGTCGATGCCCAGCTGGCGACTCGCGAAATTCTGAAGTCGACCTCCGTGTTCATCTTCACGCTGGGGCTCTCCGAGATCTGGTACAGTCGCGAAACGGGCGAAGTCTTCTGGCGGGCGATTCCGCAGGATGTGTTCGATCCGTCCCGCCACGGGTTCCGCGTCAGCACCTGTGCGGAAAACGCTGCCAATCTGGAAGCAATCTATCAGCTCGTGCGGCACCATCGTCCCGATGCGACCATCATCTTCACGCTTTCGCCAGTGCCGCTCGTGGCAACATTTCGTCCCGTCTCCTGCATCACGGCGAATTCGGAGTCGAAAGCCATTCTGCGAGCGAGCCTCGGCGAAGTTGTTCGCAGCCACTCCCGCGACAATCGCCTCTTCTACTTCCCGTCCTACGAACTGGTCAAAGAGTATTTCACCGATCCGTACGAACAGGACAACCGCCACGTCCAACCCGAGATTGTCGAGCAGGTCATGAATCTGTTTGCCCAACACTATCTCGCCGATTTCTGA